In Desulfonatronospira thiodismutans ASO3-1, a single window of DNA contains:
- a CDS encoding transcription antitermination factor NusB: MPQASDPRAVALNVVLDALRPGRDLQMVLDRNLDPEMDLRDRSLATELAYGYLRYKGRLDFVLNCFLKSPAGLSGKIRVLMGLAAYEIFFLERIPDYAAVSRAVALTRKRFGSRMSSLVNAVLRKCCRVDAFDPDFFRQDHPGEMLFLSRFYSCPEWVVKLWQKDYGTDMAREYLKQSLQKPAAGVRLAPGEDAGRLDEHYVLQRIGPSILLRDNYPGLEDLEKNKKVVRQSFAGQKTLWELGMGDWKSPVWDMCAGRGGKTMLMSSQGLQVWASDNYLPRLAGLKKELLEQVQVQVFAAQGQSPPLKKSSGTVLVDAPCTGLGVLSRRPDTKWKRSPRDVLDFCRVQKELLAAAANVLPSKGQLIYVTCTLSRQENQEQVTDFLKKHKDFECLQTYGTGADEDLGEFFFGARLQRR, encoded by the coding sequence ATGCCCCAGGCAAGTGATCCCCGCGCTGTCGCCCTGAACGTGGTTCTTGATGCCCTGCGGCCCGGCCGGGACCTGCAGATGGTCCTGGACAGAAACCTGGACCCGGAAATGGACCTAAGGGACAGGTCCCTGGCCACTGAGCTGGCTTATGGCTATCTGCGCTACAAGGGCCGCCTGGATTTTGTGCTGAACTGCTTTTTAAAGTCTCCGGCCGGGCTGTCCGGGAAAATCAGGGTCCTGATGGGCCTGGCTGCATATGAGATCTTCTTTCTGGAGCGCATCCCTGATTATGCTGCTGTTTCCAGGGCCGTTGCCCTGACCCGCAAGAGATTCGGTTCCCGCATGTCCTCCCTGGTAAATGCAGTCCTGCGCAAATGCTGCAGAGTAGATGCCTTTGATCCGGATTTTTTCAGGCAGGATCATCCCGGAGAAATGCTTTTTTTGTCCAGGTTTTATTCCTGCCCGGAGTGGGTAGTAAAGCTCTGGCAAAAGGACTACGGGACTGATATGGCCCGTGAATACCTGAAGCAGAGCCTGCAGAAACCGGCTGCAGGCGTAAGGCTCGCCCCGGGAGAAGATGCAGGCCGCCTGGATGAGCATTATGTGCTCCAGCGCATTGGCCCTTCTATACTTTTAAGGGATAATTATCCCGGCCTGGAAGACCTTGAAAAAAACAAAAAGGTCGTCAGACAGAGCTTTGCCGGGCAAAAGACCCTCTGGGAACTGGGAATGGGGGACTGGAAGTCTCCTGTGTGGGATATGTGCGCCGGCCGGGGCGGCAAGACCATGCTCATGAGCAGCCAGGGCCTGCAGGTCTGGGCCAGTGATAATTATTTGCCCAGACTGGCCGGGCTGAAAAAGGAACTCCTGGAGCAGGTGCAAGTGCAGGTGTTTGCAGCCCAGGGGCAAAGCCCGCCTTTGAAGAAAAGTTCCGGCACAGTACTTGTGGATGCTCCATGTACCGGCCTGGGGGTGCTCTCCAGAAGACCGGACACCAAGTGGAAGCGAAGCCCCCGGGATGTGCTGGACTTTTGCCGCGTCCAGAAGGAACTGCTTGCTGCCGCCGCCAATGTCCTGCCCAGTAAAGGCCAGCTCATCTATGTCACCTGTACCCTGAGCAGACAGGAAAACCAGGAGCAGGTGACAGATTTTCTAAAGAAACACAAAGACTTTGAGTGCCTGCAGACTTACGGCACTGGAGCTGACGAAGACCTGGGGGAGTTCTTCTTCGGGGCAAGGCTGCAGCGAAGGTAG
- the aspS gene encoding aspartate--tRNA ligase, protein MDEARSKLETQPLGWWVRSHGCNDLTLEHDDREVCLMGWVQYRRDHGGLIFIDLRDRDGLTQVVFTPDVSAQALEDAHALRSEYVLAVKGVVRRRPEDMINPNLYTGDIEVAVREFKLLNRSRTPPFLIEDRAEAAENLRLKHRYLDLRRPAVAGNLRLRSQVVHEIRNFLHSSGFTEVETPVLTRSTPEGARDFLVPSRLSQGHFYALPQSPQLFKQLLMCAGMDRYYQVVKCFRDEDLRADRQPEFTQVDMEMSFVEEEGVMSESENMIARLFKEVLDVELETPFQRLDYSRAIADYGLDRPDVRFDLTLKDVTDVVRGSGFNLFARAELVKALRVPGGAELSRREIDEYTDFVGIYGAKGLAWIKIKEDEWQSPIAKFLSREECSGLTEALGLEAGDIVFFQAASPEVVNNSLGYLRLKLGERFGLIPRDTFAPIWIMDFPLLEWDGEEKRWMARHHPFTSPKDGHMDLLEKEPGQALARAYDMVINGQEVGGGSIRLHTREDQERMFKALGMDLEESRNKFGFLLQALDYGAPPHGGIAFGLDRLVMLMAGCSSIRDVIAFPKTQKASCLMTEAPAAVSNRQLRELGIRLREAEKKPEE, encoded by the coding sequence ATGGATGAAGCCAGAAGCAAGCTCGAGACCCAGCCCCTGGGGTGGTGGGTGAGATCTCATGGATGCAATGATCTGACCCTGGAACATGACGACAGGGAAGTGTGCCTCATGGGCTGGGTGCAGTACCGCCGGGATCATGGCGGACTTATTTTTATCGACTTAAGGGACAGGGACGGTCTGACCCAGGTGGTTTTCACCCCGGATGTAAGTGCGCAGGCTCTGGAAGACGCTCACGCCCTGCGCAGCGAGTATGTCCTGGCTGTAAAGGGGGTGGTGCGCAGAAGGCCGGAGGATATGATCAATCCCAACCTGTACACCGGCGATATTGAAGTCGCGGTCAGGGAATTCAAGCTGTTGAACCGCTCCAGAACTCCTCCTTTCCTCATAGAAGACAGGGCTGAGGCGGCAGAGAACCTGCGGCTCAAGCATCGTTATCTGGATCTGAGGCGGCCGGCGGTGGCCGGAAATCTGCGACTTCGCAGCCAGGTGGTGCATGAGATTAGAAATTTTCTGCACAGTTCAGGCTTCACGGAAGTGGAAACCCCGGTTCTGACCAGGAGCACCCCGGAGGGAGCCAGGGACTTCCTTGTTCCCAGCCGCTTGAGTCAGGGGCATTTCTATGCTCTGCCCCAGTCTCCGCAGCTATTTAAGCAGCTGCTCATGTGCGCGGGCATGGACCGCTACTACCAGGTGGTCAAGTGTTTCCGGGACGAGGATCTGCGGGCGGATCGCCAGCCGGAGTTCACCCAGGTGGACATGGAGATGTCCTTTGTGGAAGAAGAAGGGGTCATGTCTGAATCGGAAAACATGATTGCCCGGCTGTTCAAGGAAGTCCTGGACGTGGAGCTTGAGACCCCCTTTCAGAGGCTTGACTATTCCCGGGCCATTGCTGACTATGGTCTGGACCGTCCGGACGTGCGCTTTGATTTGACTCTCAAGGATGTTACTGACGTGGTGCGCGGCTCAGGTTTCAACCTGTTTGCCAGGGCTGAGCTGGTCAAGGCCCTGCGCGTGCCCGGAGGAGCAGAGCTAAGCCGCAGGGAAATCGACGAGTATACTGATTTTGTAGGTATTTACGGGGCCAAGGGGCTGGCCTGGATCAAGATAAAGGAGGACGAATGGCAGTCCCCCATTGCCAAGTTTTTGAGCCGGGAGGAGTGCAGCGGGCTGACAGAGGCCCTGGGACTGGAGGCCGGGGATATTGTTTTCTTTCAGGCTGCGTCCCCGGAGGTGGTGAACAACTCCCTGGGCTATCTGCGTTTGAAGCTGGGTGAAAGATTCGGGCTCATTCCCAGAGATACCTTTGCACCCATCTGGATCATGGATTTTCCCCTCCTGGAATGGGACGGGGAGGAAAAGAGATGGATGGCCAGGCATCACCCTTTCACCTCGCCCAAGGACGGACACATGGATCTTCTGGAAAAAGAGCCGGGACAGGCCCTGGCCCGGGCTTACGACATGGTCATAAACGGCCAGGAGGTGGGGGGAGGATCCATCCGCCTGCATACCCGGGAGGACCAGGAGAGAATGTTCAAGGCCCTGGGCATGGACCTGGAGGAGTCCAGGAACAAGTTCGGGTTTCTTTTGCAGGCCCTGGATTACGGGGCTCCGCCGCATGGGGGGATCGCTTTCGGTCTGGACCGCTTAGTGATGCTCATGGCCGGGTGCTCTTCCATTCGGGACGTAATCGCCTTTCCCAAGACCCAGAAGGCTTCCTGTCTTATGACCGAGGCCCCGGCAGCAGTATCCAACCGTCAGCTCAGAGAGCTGGGCATCCGCCTGAGGGAGGCGGAAAAAAAGCCGGAGGAATAG
- the rseP gene encoding RIP metalloprotease RseP has protein sequence MFTSAIAIILVLGLLIFFHELGHFLVARLLGVGVSTFSLGFGPKLFGFVMGKTEYRLSAVPLGGYVHLVGESEDSELPGGFTSQESFAKRPPWQRILVVAAGPVFNFVLAWFIYWGLFFAHGQMQMLPQIGDLADDGPAMEAGLQSGDLVLSINSHEVQYWEDLVQHIQRNEGEPLDLEVQRNSSIKEFTLVPRMAVQENIFGEEIKTPQIGIVASGETETISLGFISAGKEGLSQTWMLIKLTVEGIKKLIERIIPLDTIGGPILIGQLVSEQKQEGMVNLLALTALISINLGLINLLPVPVLDGGHILFYTIEMITRRPLNERMRQVATRIGILFILSLMAFAIINDILRLVG, from the coding sequence ATGTTTACAAGTGCTATAGCCATAATCCTGGTCCTGGGACTGCTCATCTTTTTTCATGAACTGGGTCATTTCCTGGTGGCCAGGCTTCTGGGGGTGGGAGTATCCACCTTCTCCCTGGGGTTCGGCCCCAAGCTCTTCGGCTTTGTCATGGGCAAGACCGAATACCGTCTTTCCGCCGTGCCGCTGGGCGGGTATGTACATCTTGTGGGGGAAAGTGAAGACTCGGAACTGCCCGGGGGTTTTACTTCCCAGGAAAGTTTCGCCAAAAGACCTCCCTGGCAAAGGATCCTGGTAGTTGCTGCCGGACCTGTTTTCAACTTTGTCCTGGCCTGGTTCATCTACTGGGGGCTCTTTTTTGCCCATGGACAGATGCAGATGTTGCCCCAGATAGGCGATCTGGCCGACGACGGCCCGGCCATGGAGGCGGGACTGCAGTCTGGAGACCTGGTACTGAGCATCAACAGCCATGAAGTGCAGTACTGGGAGGACCTGGTCCAGCACATCCAGCGAAACGAGGGTGAACCCCTGGACCTGGAAGTCCAGCGCAATTCCAGCATAAAGGAATTCACCCTGGTCCCCAGAATGGCGGTCCAGGAAAACATATTCGGCGAGGAGATAAAGACCCCGCAGATCGGCATCGTGGCCTCGGGCGAGACGGAAACCATATCCCTTGGTTTTATAAGTGCAGGCAAGGAAGGCCTGTCCCAGACCTGGATGCTCATCAAGCTCACGGTGGAGGGTATCAAAAAGCTCATTGAGCGTATTATCCCCCTGGACACCATCGGCGGCCCCATCCTTATAGGTCAGCTGGTAAGCGAACAGAAACAGGAGGGCATGGTCAATCTGCTGGCCCTTACCGCCCTCATCAGTATCAACCTTGGGCTGATAAACCTCCTGCCTGTACCGGTGCTGGACGGCGGGCACATCCTTTTCTACACCATAGAAATGATCACCCGCAGACCGCTGAACGAGCGCATGCGCCAGGTAGCCACCAGGATCGGAATACTTTTCATACTTTCCCTCATGGCCTTTGCCATAATAAACGATATCCTGCGGCTGGTGGGTTGA
- a CDS encoding UPF0175 family protein translates to MENVCIEIPREVLHSARTTPEELKRELAILLYQQNKISFGKARELTGLNVWSFQQLLGHRGINIHYDVERF, encoded by the coding sequence ATGGAAAATGTATGCATTGAAATCCCCAGGGAAGTACTGCATTCAGCCCGCACCACTCCAGAGGAACTGAAAAGAGAGCTTGCCATTCTTCTATATCAGCAAAACAAAATTTCTTTTGGCAAGGCCAGGGAACTCACGGGGTTAAACGTCTGGTCATTTCAGCAGCTTCTGGGCCATCGCGGAATTAACATCCACTATGATGTTGAAAGATTTTGA
- the def gene encoding peptide deformylase has protein sequence MSRKIHTYPDKILTQKARPVEKIDDYIIDLSRDMARLMYEHRGIGLAAPQVGESLRVVTVDLSGPDNQEDLFTYINPEIIASEDETTTEEGCLSVAGYQTRVCRARKVKVRALNLQGEEVIHEGEDLWAVCLQHEIDHLNGILFIDHISRLKRAMYDKKVKKWLENKKE, from the coding sequence ATGTCCAGAAAGATACATACATACCCGGATAAGATTCTGACCCAGAAGGCCAGGCCTGTGGAAAAGATCGACGATTATATAATTGATCTTTCCCGGGACATGGCCAGGCTCATGTATGAACACAGAGGTATCGGGCTGGCCGCCCCCCAGGTGGGAGAGTCCCTGAGAGTGGTGACAGTGGACTTAAGCGGGCCTGACAACCAGGAAGACCTTTTTACCTACATAAATCCGGAGATTATCGCTTCCGAGGATGAGACCACCACCGAGGAGGGCTGCCTGAGTGTTGCGGGTTACCAGACCAGGGTCTGCCGGGCCAGGAAAGTTAAGGTAAGAGCCCTGAACCTGCAGGGAGAGGAAGTGATCCACGAAGGAGAGGATCTCTGGGCTGTATGTCTGCAGCACGAGATAGATCATCTCAACGGCATACTGTTTATTGACCATATCAGCCGGCTTAAAAGGGCCATGTATGATAAAAAAGTAAAAAAATGGCTGGAAAACAAAAAAGAATAG
- the hisS gene encoding histidine--tRNA ligase, with the protein MSRVNKIKGFFDLFPPESTSYTFMEDKAREIFARYAYQELRTPILEQTELFARSIGQDTDVVQKEMYIFPDRRGRSLTMRPEATAGVIRAYIDSPAASSGNVSRFFTLGPMFRYERPQKGRTRQFHQVNAEMLGEDSPYADAEILSMLWGYLQSLGLKELVLEINSLGCPACRPGFDAKLKSFLEGINRDVFCEDCQRRAGSNPLRVLDCKAAGCREVASEAPRIVDNLCPECKEHFDRVLGILKSFDIYYELNPFLVRGLDYYQRTTFEVISNDIGSQSAVAGGGRYDGLVKVLGGPEVPGIGFACGMERLALLLQGIQERPMDFYMAVLHEDALDKAMLMVRRLRSKGYRGEMSFQVRSVKSHLRQANKKNVKTCLLLGLDEMHKNQVQVKDMSTGVQRAVSQDDAEQALGLVFQPR; encoded by the coding sequence ATGAGCAGAGTGAACAAAATCAAAGGCTTTTTTGATCTTTTTCCTCCCGAAAGCACTTCTTATACTTTCATGGAAGACAAGGCCAGGGAGATATTTGCCAGGTACGCCTACCAGGAACTGCGCACCCCGATTCTGGAGCAGACAGAGCTTTTCGCCCGGTCCATAGGCCAGGATACGGATGTGGTCCAGAAAGAAATGTACATATTCCCTGACCGCAGAGGCAGAAGCCTGACCATGCGCCCCGAGGCCACCGCCGGGGTTATCCGGGCCTATATCGACAGTCCTGCAGCCAGTTCCGGGAATGTCAGCAGGTTTTTCACCCTGGGTCCCATGTTCAGGTACGAACGGCCCCAAAAAGGAAGGACCCGCCAGTTTCACCAGGTAAACGCGGAAATGCTGGGAGAGGATTCACCGTATGCCGATGCCGAGATTCTGTCCATGCTCTGGGGATATCTTCAGTCCCTGGGCCTCAAAGAGCTTGTTCTGGAGATCAATTCCCTGGGATGTCCGGCCTGCCGTCCAGGCTTTGATGCAAAACTCAAGAGCTTTCTGGAGGGTATAAACAGAGACGTTTTTTGCGAGGACTGCCAGCGCCGGGCCGGATCCAATCCCCTGAGGGTTCTGGACTGCAAGGCCGCGGGCTGCCGGGAGGTGGCTTCAGAGGCTCCAAGAATTGTGGACAACCTGTGTCCGGAATGCAAAGAACATTTTGACCGGGTGCTGGGTATTCTCAAGAGTTTTGACATTTACTATGAGCTGAACCCGTTCCTGGTGCGGGGTCTGGATTATTATCAAAGGACTACTTTTGAGGTCATTTCCAACGATATCGGCTCTCAGTCAGCCGTGGCCGGAGGGGGCAGGTATGATGGCCTGGTTAAGGTCCTGGGTGGTCCGGAGGTGCCGGGCATCGGCTTTGCCTGCGGCATGGAGCGCCTGGCGCTTCTGCTGCAGGGTATCCAGGAAAGACCCATGGATTTTTATATGGCGGTTCTGCACGAAGATGCCCTGGATAAGGCCATGCTTATGGTAAGAAGGCTGCGCAGCAAAGGGTACCGCGGCGAGATGAGCTTTCAGGTAAGAAGCGTAAAGAGCCATCTGCGCCAGGCCAACAAGAAAAACGTCAAGACATGTCTATTGCTGGGCCTGGATGAAATGCATAAAAACCAGGTTCAGGTCAAGGATATGTCCACGGGTGTGCAGCGGGCCGTGAGTCAGGACGATGCAGAACAGGCTCTGGGCCTTGTATTTCAGCCCAGGTAA
- the tsaB gene encoding tRNA (adenosine(37)-N6)-threonylcarbamoyltransferase complex dimerization subunit type 1 TsaB, translating into MYLIINCAEGDLQIILGNSERLWFSSSLYVPGRAMKYMAPGIEWALGSLEMQTHELQGIACVSGPGSFTGVRMSLAHALGLACAHNIPLAGLSFMQALAMGPGPLIQGTLLVLVHSRREQVYAQAFSCPGLAVSSPAKNLHLSELKDLLSAYPDPVYLTGSGVRRNMDFFQHYRSAVLPRHWDVPAPHNLLRMSLEASWDTALPAPEYLRASEAEENLARIAAGRGLDLDQAREYLQRE; encoded by the coding sequence ATGTACCTGATAATCAATTGCGCTGAAGGCGATCTGCAGATTATCCTGGGAAACAGTGAAAGGCTCTGGTTCTCCAGCAGCCTGTACGTACCCGGACGGGCCATGAAGTACATGGCCCCGGGCATAGAATGGGCCCTTGGGTCCCTGGAAATGCAAACCCATGAATTACAGGGCATTGCCTGCGTATCCGGACCCGGGTCTTTTACCGGGGTGCGCATGAGCCTGGCTCACGCCCTTGGACTGGCCTGCGCCCACAACATCCCTCTGGCAGGGCTGAGCTTCATGCAGGCCCTGGCTATGGGGCCCGGACCTCTTATTCAGGGCACCCTTCTGGTCCTGGTACACTCCCGGCGTGAACAGGTATACGCCCAGGCTTTTTCCTGCCCCGGCCTTGCTGTCTCCTCTCCTGCAAAGAACCTGCACCTCTCGGAACTAAAAGACCTTTTATCCGCATACCCCGATCCAGTCTATCTGACAGGCAGCGGAGTACGCCGGAATATGGACTTTTTTCAACACTACAGGTCCGCTGTCCTGCCCCGGCACTGGGACGTGCCCGCACCCCACAACCTTTTGCGCATGTCCCTGGAGGCTTCATGGGATACGGCCCTGCCCGCTCCGGAATACCTGCGGGCTTCCGAGGCCGAGGAAAACCTGGCCCGCATCGCCGCAGGCCGCGGCCTGGACCTGGACCAGGCCAGAGAATACCTGCAGCGGGAATAA
- a CDS encoding molybdopterin-guanine dinucleotide biosynthesis protein MobB, translating into MIQALSIVGYKKSGKTGLMLKLAKELQKRDIKVAAAKFSEHGFDQDNTDTAQMSSVVREVIGLSREQSFFHWQEKKYLPDLIPLLQAKMLLVEGGKHLGWLPRVLVLKKPADAEALDRGLAVATWGKIKTHYLPHAGSIQDLADIVQSRGFALPGLDCGTCGRETCLDLAREMVAGKAGIQDCQAMHSRMKVTVNNQELAMNPFVERIITKSIQGMLSELKGYSPGKINISIE; encoded by the coding sequence ATGATCCAGGCTCTATCCATCGTGGGATACAAAAAGAGCGGCAAAACCGGTCTTATGCTCAAGCTGGCCAAAGAACTTCAGAAAAGAGACATAAAGGTGGCTGCAGCCAAGTTTTCCGAACACGGCTTTGACCAGGACAACACGGACACGGCCCAGATGTCTTCCGTGGTCAGGGAAGTTATCGGCTTGAGCAGGGAACAGTCATTTTTCCACTGGCAGGAAAAAAAATACCTGCCGGACCTCATACCCCTTCTGCAAGCAAAAATGCTCCTGGTGGAGGGAGGAAAACATCTGGGATGGCTGCCGCGGGTGCTGGTTTTAAAAAAGCCGGCTGATGCGGAAGCCCTGGACAGGGGACTGGCCGTAGCCACGTGGGGAAAGATAAAGACCCATTACCTGCCTCATGCCGGCAGCATCCAGGACCTGGCGGACATTGTGCAGTCCAGGGGATTCGCCCTGCCCGGCCTGGACTGCGGCACCTGCGGCCGGGAAACATGCCTGGACCTGGCCCGGGAGATGGTCGCGGGAAAAGCCGGCATTCAGGACTGCCAGGCCATGCACTCCAGGATGAAGGTCACCGTAAACAACCAGGAACTGGCCATGAACCCCTTTGTGGAAAGGATCATAACTAAGTCCATCCAGGGCATGCTCTCGGAGCTGAAAGGCTACTCCCCGGGAAAAATAAACATATCCATTGAATGA
- the fmt gene encoding methionyl-tRNA formyltransferase, protein MAGKQKRIVFMGTPEFARIVLEKLLQWPGGAVVGVYCQPDRPSGRGRRLSFSPVKELALDRCLPVLQPPNFKSLEEVEKLADFRPDYLVVAAYGLILPSAVLDTASEMPINVHASLLPLYRGAAPIQRAIIEGRSRTGISIMRLTPGMDEGPVLMEESLAIEEQDTAQSLHDKLALLGGDLVVKTLEALKHGKIDPVPQDHDQATYAAKLTKEEGRIIWDRPAKEIHDQIRGMYPWPGAYFDWTSPSGKTIRLKVYPGRVGGDRPPEINPGTVAGLEDEHLAIACRDKMYLTDRVKPENSREMSARSFYCGFMQQCRD, encoded by the coding sequence ATGGCTGGAAAACAAAAAAGAATAGTCTTCATGGGCACTCCGGAGTTTGCCCGGATTGTGCTGGAAAAGTTGCTGCAGTGGCCCGGGGGTGCAGTAGTGGGGGTTTACTGCCAGCCGGACCGTCCCAGTGGACGCGGGCGCAGGCTTTCCTTCTCCCCGGTGAAGGAACTGGCTCTGGATCGTTGTCTGCCGGTGCTTCAACCTCCCAATTTCAAATCTCTGGAAGAAGTGGAAAAACTGGCTGATTTCCGACCGGACTATCTGGTGGTGGCGGCCTACGGTCTGATCCTTCCCTCTGCTGTTCTAGACACCGCCTCCGAGATGCCCATCAATGTGCATGCCTCCCTTCTGCCCCTGTACAGGGGGGCAGCCCCCATCCAGAGAGCCATCATAGAAGGCCGCAGCAGGACCGGCATCAGCATAATGCGCCTTACTCCCGGCATGGACGAGGGGCCGGTGCTCATGGAGGAGTCCCTGGCCATAGAAGAACAGGATACCGCTCAGAGCCTGCATGACAAGCTGGCCCTCCTGGGCGGGGATCTTGTGGTCAAAACACTGGAAGCATTGAAGCATGGAAAGATTGATCCTGTCCCGCAGGATCATGATCAGGCCACCTATGCGGCCAAGCTTACCAAGGAAGAGGGCCGCATAATCTGGGACAGGCCGGCAAAGGAAATTCACGACCAGATCCGGGGCATGTATCCCTGGCCAGGGGCTTATTTTGACTGGACCAGTCCATCTGGAAAGACCATTCGCCTGAAGGTCTACCCGGGCAGGGTCGGCGGGGACAGGCCCCCGGAAATAAACCCGGGCACTGTGGCGGGTCTGGAAGATGAGCATCTGGCCATTGCCTGCAGGGATAAAATGTATCTTACAGACAGGGTAAAGCCTGAAAACAGCAGAGAAATGTCCGCCCGCAGCTTTTACTGCGGCTTCATGCAGCAATGCCGGGACTGA
- a CDS encoding DUF116 domain-containing protein yields the protein MSTESQNFLEKEIQDSFEARKRLFIGLITGTSVLVCLILLLLWYIPYVGLDSIHPWAPWVMGTVVALAIGFIFWVSLGLVLNILLKRPVLYSRNLRGISIKFFLPLMTIFGRLLRIPKQKIRASFIKVNNELVLSESRKYPPDKVLMLMPHCLQNSICSRRLTYNVNNCKRCGECSISGLLDLSSEYGVHMAIATGGTIARRIVVNIRPRLIVAVACERDLSSGIQDAYPIPVYGVLNERPKGPCLDTRVTLEHVRLALDKFVDVPMQDSKSSRRGADGSEQVTESRVQLSEISLKNAPGK from the coding sequence ATGAGCACAGAAAGCCAGAATTTTCTGGAGAAGGAAATCCAGGATTCCTTTGAGGCCAGAAAGAGGCTGTTCATAGGACTTATTACCGGGACATCCGTCCTTGTATGCCTGATCCTGCTTCTTTTGTGGTATATCCCTTACGTAGGACTGGACAGTATTCATCCCTGGGCACCGTGGGTTATGGGCACGGTGGTGGCTCTGGCCATAGGTTTTATCTTCTGGGTATCCCTGGGTCTGGTCCTGAACATTCTGCTCAAGCGCCCGGTTCTTTACTCCAGGAACCTGCGGGGCATCAGCATAAAATTTTTCCTGCCGCTCATGACCATCTTCGGCAGGCTCCTGCGCATCCCCAAACAGAAGATCCGGGCCTCCTTCATCAAGGTGAACAATGAACTTGTATTGTCCGAAAGCCGCAAATATCCCCCGGACAAGGTGCTCATGCTCATGCCCCACTGCCTGCAGAACAGCATCTGCAGCCGCAGGCTCACCTACAATGTAAACAACTGCAAAAGGTGCGGTGAATGCAGTATCTCCGGACTTCTTGATTTAAGCAGCGAGTACGGAGTGCATATGGCTATTGCCACCGGCGGCACCATAGCCCGAAGGATTGTGGTCAATATCCGGCCCAGGCTCATTGTGGCCGTGGCCTGCGAGCGCGACCTCTCCAGCGGCATTCAGGATGCCTACCCCATACCTGTCTACGGAGTCCTGAACGAACGTCCCAAAGGTCCCTGCCTGGATACCAGGGTGACCCTGGAGCATGTAAGACTGGCTCTGGATAAGTTTGTTGATGTCCCGATGCAGGACAGTAAGAGCAGCAGGCGCGGTGCAGATGGGTCAGAGCAGGTTACCGAAAGCAGAGTACAACTCTCAGAGATCAGTCTGAAAAATGCCCCAGGCAAGTGA